The DNA sequence TGGGCGAACCGGGTATCTAATCCTTCAAATCTTACCAAGCGACGAGTCTGGGGTACAGCCCCGTCATCTGTTGAGTAAGACCTTGCCAGAATGCGGGAACCCGCCCTGAAGGGCTAACGAAGGTTCCGCGCGAAAGCTGTTGTTAAGCGCGTCCGGCGGTGAAGCGGACTACATTCGACAGGCTTGGCAGGATTTGTTTGGGACTACTAGACATTTTGTACCTCCTTTCTTTAGATCCGACATCCCCCATCGGCGCTACCCAGCACCTTAGGGCTGCTTAGATGGGGTCGTAGCACTCACTACTGGTTGGTAAAGTTAAAAGCCCCTGGGATGGTTCAAAATAAAAACAGCTTTTTTTAGGGCTCTGCCTCTCTTTTCACGCCAGTTGCTTGACCATCAGCGGCTTTTTTTCATTAAGAAATTTTTAATGAGGTACCCACGAAGGCCGCTTGTATCTTGGCCTTAAACTTGCAATTCACGATTCGATGCAAAAAAATGGCGCATGCAGCGCATTTCGCCGTTTTCTCCTATCTTTTTCCCGTCAAACCCCACTCACCCCCTTATTTCCATGAAAAAAACCCTGTTCCTCTGCTTGGCGCTCCTGCTGGGCTTCACCGGCATTGCTTCGGCCCAAAAACTCTCGCCCCTGGGCATCTGGACCAACGAAGAAAAGAAAGCAACCTTCGAAATCTACCAGCAAGGCGACAAGCTCTACGGCAAAATCGTGTCGCTGACCGTGCCCAACGACCCGGCCACGGGCAAGCCCAAGCTCGACTCGCAGAACCCCGACCCCAAGCTGCGCAACCGCCCCCGTCTGGGCCTAGTGTTCATGAAGGACTTCAAAAAGGACAGCGAGAATAAGTGGGACGATGGCACCATCTACAACCCCGAAGATGGCAAAACCTACTCCTGCTACATGAAGGTCCTCAACGCCAACACGATGGAGGTAAAAGGCTACATCGGCTTCTCGCTGATTGGCAAGTCGCAGACCTGGACCCGGGTGAAATAAGCCCGCCCCACCGCCCTTACACAACGAGCGACGCCCTGTTACGGGGCGTCGCTTTTTTGTGCTACCTTCCTTCCCGGCAGAAACCTTCAGCGCCCTGCCGCGGTTAGCCTAGCCACTGCCCCTGCCCCCTTGAAAACGCTCCTGCTCGGTCTGCTGCTCTTCCTGGCCTGCTCCTTCGGAGCCGTGGCCCAAACGGTAGTTCCCATTGGCATCTGGGCCGACGACACGGGCGAAACCCACATCGAAATCTACCGCTGCGGCGACAAGCTCTGCGGCCGGCTGGTGTGGCTGCGCGAGCCCCAGGAAACCAACACCGGCCGCCCCAAAACCGACCTGCGCAACCCCGACCCGGGCAAGCGCACCCAGCTGCTGCACCACCTGACCGTGCTGCACAGCCTGCGCTACAATGCCGGGGCCGACCGGTGGGAAGACGGCGAAATCTATGACCCGCAGAACGGCCGCACCTATTCCTGCTACTTGAGCCTGATCAATAAGGACAAGGTGGAAGTGAAAGGCTACATCGGGTTTGCCCTTATTGGCCGCTCCCACTACTGGTCGCGGGTGCGGTAGCGCCGGGCTAAAATACGTCCTCGATGCGGTAGGGCCGGCCCCGGAAGCTGAAGGTGTCGCCGACCCGGCAGCCGGCCATGGCCTGGTAGAGCGGTGAAAAGGCGGAAATGGCAAAGTACGGCTCTCCTTCAACGCTGATTTCGCCTAGGCTCAGGGCAATGTAAAACCGCTGGGCACTGGTGACGACGACGGTGCCCACGCCGGGCTGGTCTTTGGGCGAGCGGGCTTCGGGCACCCGCCGCAGAGCCTGCAGGCCGGTCAGGGCTTCGTCGAGCTGGCGGGCAAACAGGTCGCGCTGCAGCTGGCAGGTTTCCCGGAACGACTCGAAGGTATCTTCCGTGCTGCCCTGGGTTTCGAGGGCACTTTCCTCCAGGGCGAGCATGGCCTGCCGGGCCGTGTCGGCTTTCTGCTGCTGCACGCGGCGGCATTCGCCGAGGAGCTGCTGCTTGAGAACGGTACGTTGTTTGGTAGTCATAGAGTAGCGGACAAAGAAAAATATAGACCGGAAAAGACGCCCGCTGCTGATGCCGGCTGCGTCTGTCCCAAAAACTATTTTTAGTGCCGAGTGTTTGTTCTCAAAATCAGTTCTCTCCCTTGCTTTCCTTTCTGAAGAAGATATTCGCCGCTGACCGCTCCTCCGCCGACGCGACCAGCTGGCAGCCTTTGCGGCGCACGCCGGCTCAGGTGCGGGCGCACCAGCAGTGGGTAGAGCAGCAGGTGTATCTGAACTGGATGGGGCCCTTCTTCAAAGCGTATCACTTTCAGAAGACCGGCGTGTGTGCCCGCCAGCTGCGGGTGCAACTCATCAAGGACCAGGGCCGGCAGGGCGCTTTGTTTTTCTACGACCCCAGCATTGGGCCCGGCAACTTCCGCCACCTCTTCGACTTCATCCGGGACCAGGTGCTGCAGCAGGGCTACAATGCCTCGGTATCGGACCACCGCCTGCTGAAGCATGAGCGCTACGCCGAAAGCATCGAAAAGCACTTTCTGAAGCCCCACCCGAACGACTGCTCGGCCACGGGCCGCTGCAATCAGCGCTACGGCAACGTAACCGTGGACTTGGTCAGCATCAACGGGCAGCCGGGCTTCATCCGCTTTTTCGCCAACGCCTACCACGACAGCATCTTCACGCCGGCGGCGTCCTTTGACGAGCTCATGGAGCAGACCTTCAACCTGCCAGCCGCCCCGCCCGAAGTGCAGCAGCGCATTGCGCAGTACTACAAGTAGAGCCCCTCAGAAACATAAAAAAAG is a window from the Hymenobacter aquaticus genome containing:
- a CDS encoding DUF2147 domain-containing protein; this translates as MKKTLFLCLALLLGFTGIASAQKLSPLGIWTNEEKKATFEIYQQGDKLYGKIVSLTVPNDPATGKPKLDSQNPDPKLRNRPRLGLVFMKDFKKDSENKWDDGTIYNPEDGKTYSCYMKVLNANTMEVKGYIGFSLIGKSQTWTRVK
- a CDS encoding DUF2147 domain-containing protein yields the protein MKTLLLGLLLFLACSFGAVAQTVVPIGIWADDTGETHIEIYRCGDKLCGRLVWLREPQETNTGRPKTDLRNPDPGKRTQLLHHLTVLHSLRYNAGADRWEDGEIYDPQNGRTYSCYLSLINKDKVEVKGYIGFALIGRSHYWSRVR